A single genomic interval of Saccharospirillum mangrovi harbors:
- a CDS encoding sigma-54 dependent transcriptional regulator, with translation MLREIKLLMIDDDDQRRRDFEVILQFLGESCVGVASEGWQAQITDTVDGPEDLVAVLVGQTSVALTQMVQSLVEWDEGLPIILMDDHPEVDLLDENLRRQVIAKLHSPPTYNKMLDTLHRAQMYREQFDLTRGRGQRREVNLFRSLVGSSRGVQQVREMMTQVADKEVTVMIQGESGTGKEVVARNLHYNSHRRHKPFVPVNCGAIPSELIESELFGHEKGAFSGAITARAGRFEMAEGGTLFLDEIGDLPLNMQVKLLRVLQERTFERVGGNKTFTCDIRVIAATHRNLEQMIQDGLFREDLYYRLNVFPIEMPPLRERSEDIPLLLNELIARMENEKRGSIRFSSAAIMSLVRHDWPGNVREMANLVERLAIMHPYGVVGVQELPVKYRHVEDEDEALMGILPMASADGGATAFNFDQSALLPVNGLDLKEYLTDLERSLIQQALDDAQGVVARAAEKLHIRRTTLVEKMRKYKIHNKREAVM, from the coding sequence ATGTTGCGTGAAATCAAACTGTTGATGATCGATGACGATGACCAGCGTCGACGCGATTTTGAAGTCATTCTCCAGTTTCTGGGAGAGAGCTGCGTCGGCGTTGCCAGCGAGGGATGGCAGGCGCAGATTACCGACACCGTTGACGGTCCGGAAGATCTGGTGGCGGTGCTGGTCGGGCAGACCAGCGTCGCTCTGACGCAGATGGTGCAATCATTGGTCGAGTGGGATGAAGGTTTGCCGATCATCCTGATGGACGATCACCCGGAAGTGGATTTGCTCGATGAAAACCTGCGTCGCCAGGTCATCGCCAAGCTGCATTCGCCGCCGACTTACAACAAGATGCTCGACACTCTGCATCGCGCTCAAATGTATCGCGAACAGTTCGATCTGACCCGTGGCCGAGGCCAGCGTCGCGAAGTGAATCTGTTCCGCTCACTGGTCGGTTCCAGCCGTGGCGTACAGCAAGTGCGCGAAATGATGACCCAGGTCGCCGATAAAGAAGTGACGGTGATGATTCAGGGTGAAAGCGGCACCGGCAAAGAAGTGGTTGCGCGCAATCTGCATTACAACTCGCACCGTCGCCATAAGCCGTTTGTGCCGGTTAACTGCGGTGCCATTCCCAGCGAATTGATTGAAAGCGAACTGTTCGGCCATGAAAAAGGCGCGTTCAGTGGCGCCATTACCGCCCGCGCCGGTCGCTTTGAAATGGCCGAAGGCGGCACTTTATTTCTCGATGAAATTGGTGACCTGCCGCTGAACATGCAGGTGAAACTGCTGCGCGTATTGCAAGAACGCACCTTTGAACGCGTTGGCGGCAACAAGACCTTTACTTGCGACATTCGCGTCATTGCCGCGACCCATCGCAACCTCGAACAGATGATTCAGGACGGTCTGTTTCGAGAAGACCTGTATTACCGCCTCAACGTTTTCCCGATCGAAATGCCGCCATTGCGTGAACGTTCCGAAGACATTCCGCTGTTGCTGAATGAATTGATCGCACGCATGGAAAACGAAAAACGCGGCTCGATTCGTTTCAGCTCGGCGGCCATTATGTCTCTGGTTCGGCACGACTGGCCGGGCAATGTCCGCGAGATGGCTAACTTGGTGGAGCGGTTGGCGATCATGCATCCGTATGGCGTCGTCGGTGTGCAAGAACTGCCGGTGAAATATCGCCATGTGGAAGATGAAGACGAAGCCTTGATGGGCATTTTGCCCATGGCCTCAGCCGACGGCGGTGCCACTGCCTTTAACTTTGACCAGTCGGCCTTGTTGCCGGTGAATGGCCTGGATTTGAAAGAATACCTGACCGATCTGGAACGCTCGCTGATTCAGCAAGCGCTGGACGACGCCCAAGGCGTTGTCGCACGCGCCGCCGAAAAGCTGCATATCCGCCGCACCACGCTGGTCGAGAAAATGCGCAAGTACAAAATCCACAACAAGCGCGAAGCCGTGATGTAA
- the fliD gene encoding flagellar filament capping protein FliD, giving the protein MASVSSLGVGSGLLTSELLEDILAAEREATDLRLDRKQAEIETKITAYGELRSSLDKLQSATAALSNANTIKSSSATSSDESALTATTNTTASPGSYQIAIDQVASAHTLASKSYSSINDTVGTGTLTFSFGTTNYDGGGNYDSFDQNGDITSVSIDITSENNTLSGLRDTINKEVDGVTASLVFDGSGYRLLLTSEQTGEETSMEITASGDAGLQSLAYNSAQNVPGTNMTETQRGQDAILRINGLEVTSADNQVDQVIQGVTLNLNQVTTGNISLNVTRDTGEVADKMEAYVEAYNEFKLIYDEVTKYDPDSQEAGILLGDSAVRNLYSDVRNSMSTMVTGLIGGKYNSLSQVGLGTDRNNNFQLTFNRSNFIKALNDNADAMAGLLATQQTITDSQISFVTQTNKTQPGEYDIFIERAATQAQWQGLSTSALAFGSNLVIGGSNDSFTMELNGTTRTVTLEQGSYSSGDELALMIQDSINAAFNGSQTATVAFDASSQSLSITSSKFGSASTVNITGTDATVAETLGLGKAGQGGVNGQYFKALGVTGFAATSLPGTQTVTADQGINFSTNTVSFDLTVTGTGTGLDGVPTTITLDEDWSDIVDVNGNVTTDRDREDVLTYIQSELNDAGFNGIVSAAFDSSGRLYFRTEEQAGSQTLEISNTNVTGADFLGLQEGVQSSGVTINAGAEFQLSLDNRQVAVTSGLITVPPGTYETPADLAAAIETAINADATIQAGASGAQTTGGSRNINNTIDFASNPAQFQFNLNGTDHTIDVDANGTDNLDSIQQALDAELGAGVVTAYKVGNGLVLKTDAAGSSEILEITKDGAGASTAAGSVDLSTGIDFSASPASFTIAVDGIDIDVTVDGDGTAGSNDAESNLAMIQAALDEALVQSGGGGEFQAGDVVARLDASNQLYFETVSKNGQKTEATFGADSTIELKNTDANAQGVLGLADQGPLINGADGFGLDLGQYKGFDSTASVSYETDANGNGRFNISFGNDTSVEFNAVSTTAAVQLGFYLPSGNESDPVRGVDVKGTINGVEALGNGQYLTAQAGNESATNGYILGGPGADFSSSVVIDSTNNNFKFEIDGVESGTITLSPGAYNTGAALAAELKKQINADPALKAQGKSVDVQFDPDTGIFGVFSVSTGTQSTVRIKEIDAGAIDVFGMTTTSPAVDGKATVGERDPAAGLMIRVTGSKTGDRGSVSLVQGIFYNLDKSLDDVLGSSGLLSSREDALDEDLEGVEEERSTLDQRMAAMEARLQAKFIFNDQIISQLQTTENFLVQQFEAMNGGGD; this is encoded by the coding sequence ATGGCCAGTGTTTCATCCTTGGGCGTCGGCTCAGGTCTGCTGACCAGCGAGTTGCTGGAAGATATTCTCGCCGCCGAGCGAGAGGCAACCGATCTGCGTTTGGATCGCAAGCAGGCTGAAATTGAAACCAAGATCACCGCTTATGGTGAATTGCGCAGTTCGCTCGACAAATTACAGTCGGCCACCGCAGCGCTCTCTAACGCCAACACCATCAAAAGTTCCTCGGCGACCAGCAGCGACGAAAGCGCGCTGACCGCGACCACCAATACGACCGCCTCACCGGGCAGCTACCAGATTGCCATTGATCAGGTAGCGAGTGCTCATACGCTGGCGTCGAAATCCTATTCGTCCATCAACGACACCGTCGGTACCGGCACGCTGACTTTCAGCTTTGGTACCACCAATTACGACGGTGGCGGCAATTACGACAGTTTTGATCAGAACGGCGATATCACCAGTGTGTCCATCGATATCACTTCTGAAAACAACACGCTCTCGGGCTTGCGCGACACCATCAACAAAGAAGTGGATGGCGTTACCGCCAGCCTGGTGTTCGACGGCAGTGGCTATCGTTTGTTGCTGACCAGCGAACAGACCGGCGAAGAGACCAGCATGGAAATCACCGCCTCTGGTGATGCCGGCCTGCAATCTCTGGCCTACAACTCTGCGCAGAATGTTCCCGGCACCAACATGACCGAAACGCAGCGCGGCCAGGACGCCATTTTGCGCATTAACGGTTTGGAAGTGACGTCCGCCGACAACCAGGTCGATCAGGTTATTCAGGGCGTGACGCTGAATCTGAATCAGGTCACCACCGGCAATATCAGCCTGAACGTGACGCGCGACACCGGCGAAGTCGCCGACAAAATGGAAGCCTACGTCGAGGCTTACAACGAGTTCAAACTGATCTACGACGAAGTCACCAAGTACGATCCCGACAGCCAGGAAGCCGGCATCCTGCTGGGCGACTCCGCCGTGCGAAACCTGTATTCCGACGTGCGCAACAGCATGTCGACTATGGTGACCGGCCTGATTGGCGGTAAGTACAACAGCCTGTCGCAGGTCGGTCTGGGCACCGACAGGAACAACAATTTTCAGCTGACCTTTAACCGCAGTAATTTCATCAAGGCGCTGAACGACAACGCCGATGCGATGGCGGGCTTGTTGGCGACGCAACAGACCATTACTGACAGCCAGATCAGCTTTGTCACCCAGACCAACAAAACCCAGCCGGGTGAATACGACATCTTTATTGAGCGCGCGGCGACTCAGGCGCAATGGCAAGGCCTGTCTACCAGCGCTCTGGCATTTGGTTCCAATCTGGTGATTGGCGGCAGTAACGACAGCTTCACCATGGAGCTGAACGGCACCACCCGGACGGTCACCCTGGAGCAAGGCAGTTACAGCAGTGGCGATGAACTGGCGTTGATGATTCAGGATTCCATCAATGCGGCGTTTAACGGTTCGCAAACCGCCACCGTTGCCTTCGATGCGTCATCGCAAAGTTTGAGCATCACCTCGTCCAAGTTTGGCAGTGCCTCAACCGTCAACATTACCGGCACCGATGCCACCGTGGCGGAAACGCTGGGCCTGGGTAAAGCCGGGCAGGGCGGTGTTAACGGTCAGTACTTCAAAGCGCTGGGCGTTACCGGTTTTGCCGCCACCAGCTTGCCGGGCACGCAAACGGTAACCGCCGATCAGGGCATCAATTTCAGCACTAACACGGTCAGTTTTGATCTGACCGTAACGGGCACCGGCACCGGTTTGGACGGTGTTCCCACCACCATTACGCTGGATGAAGACTGGAGCGACATCGTCGACGTCAACGGTAACGTTACGACCGATCGGGATCGCGAAGACGTACTCACCTACATCCAGTCCGAATTAAATGACGCCGGTTTTAACGGCATTGTCAGCGCTGCGTTCGACAGCTCCGGTCGGTTGTATTTCCGCACCGAAGAGCAGGCCGGCAGCCAGACCCTGGAGATCTCCAACACCAATGTCACCGGCGCCGACTTCCTCGGTTTGCAAGAAGGTGTGCAGTCCAGCGGCGTCACCATCAACGCTGGCGCGGAATTCCAATTAAGCCTGGATAACCGCCAGGTGGCGGTAACCTCCGGATTGATCACCGTTCCGCCAGGTACCTATGAAACACCGGCAGACCTGGCCGCCGCGATTGAGACCGCCATCAACGCCGACGCCACCATTCAGGCCGGGGCATCGGGTGCGCAGACCACGGGCGGCAGCCGCAACATCAACAACACCATCGATTTTGCCTCCAACCCGGCGCAGTTCCAGTTCAACCTGAACGGCACCGATCACACCATCGACGTCGATGCCAATGGCACCGACAACCTCGACAGCATCCAGCAAGCCCTGGATGCCGAACTGGGTGCCGGTGTCGTCACTGCATACAAAGTCGGCAATGGACTGGTGTTGAAAACCGATGCCGCCGGCTCGAGTGAAATTCTGGAAATCACCAAAGACGGCGCTGGTGCCAGCACCGCCGCCGGTTCGGTTGATCTGTCTACTGGCATCGATTTCAGCGCCAGCCCGGCTAGCTTCACCATTGCCGTGGACGGCATCGACATTGATGTCACCGTCGATGGCGATGGTACCGCTGGCAGCAACGACGCCGAATCCAACCTGGCGATGATTCAGGCAGCGTTGGATGAAGCCTTGGTTCAGTCGGGTGGCGGTGGCGAATTCCAGGCCGGCGACGTGGTTGCGCGTCTGGATGCCAGCAATCAGTTGTACTTCGAAACCGTCTCTAAAAATGGTCAGAAAACCGAAGCCACCTTTGGCGCCGATTCGACCATTGAGCTGAAAAATACCGACGCCAACGCCCAGGGTGTTCTGGGACTGGCCGACCAGGGCCCGTTGATCAACGGCGCCGACGGTTTCGGATTGGACTTGGGCCAATACAAGGGTTTCGATTCTACTGCCAGTGTCAGCTATGAAACCGATGCCAACGGCAATGGCCGATTCAACATCAGTTTCGGTAACGACACCTCGGTGGAGTTCAACGCCGTCAGCACCACAGCGGCGGTGCAGTTAGGTTTCTATCTGCCATCGGGTAATGAATCCGACCCGGTGCGTGGCGTTGACGTGAAAGGCACCATCAACGGCGTTGAGGCGCTGGGCAACGGCCAGTATCTGACCGCTCAAGCCGGCAATGAATCGGCCACCAACGGTTATATTCTGGGTGGCCCGGGCGCGGACTTCAGCAGCTCGGTGGTGATCGATTCCACCAACAACAACTTCAAATTTGAAATCGATGGCGTTGAATCCGGCACCATCACGTTATCGCCCGGTGCCTACAACACCGGCGCAGCCCTGGCGGCTGAATTAAAGAAACAAATCAACGCCGATCCGGCGTTGAAAGCGCAAGGCAAGAGTGTGGATGTGCAGTTCGATCCGGACACCGGCATTTTCGGTGTGTTCTCGGTGTCCACCGGCACTCAATCGACTGTGCGCATCAAAGAAATTGATGCCGGCGCCATCGACGTTTTCGGTATGACCACTACCTCGCCGGCCGTGGACGGTAAAGCAACCGTCGGCGAACGTGACCCGGCGGCGGGTCTGATGATACGGGTAACCGGCAGCAAAACCGGCGACCGTGGCAGCGTCTCGTTGGTGCAGGGCATCTTTTACAACCTGGACAAATCGCTCGACGATGTATTGGGCAGTTCAGGTCTGTTGAGCAGCCGCGAAGATGCGCTGGATGAAGATCTGGAAGGGGTTGAAGAAGAACGCTCCACGCTGGATCAACGCATGGCGGCTATGGAAGCGCGCTTGCAGGCCAAGTTTATTTTTAACGACCAGATCATCAGCCAGTTGCAGACCACCGAGAATTTCCTGGTGCAGCAATTCGAAGCCATGAATGGCGGCGGTGATTAA
- the fliS gene encoding flagellar export chaperone FliS, giving the protein MNDSSRQRGNTPMYAQGIKQYQSVSTETSIMDADPHRLIQLLFEGALARISTAKGHIERKEFDRKSQVLNSAIDIIGGLQDSLNTDTGELALNLERLYDYMIRRLFEANVRNDNAILDEVTDLLVQIKSAWDAIRDQALATMKPGAPDGA; this is encoded by the coding sequence ATGAATGACTCCAGCCGTCAGAGAGGTAATACCCCTATGTACGCTCAGGGTATCAAGCAGTACCAATCGGTCAGCACCGAAACGTCCATCATGGACGCCGACCCGCACCGCCTGATTCAGCTCTTGTTCGAAGGCGCCTTGGCGCGGATTTCCACCGCCAAAGGCCACATTGAACGCAAAGAGTTTGATCGCAAAAGTCAGGTGCTTAATTCCGCCATCGACATCATCGGTGGCCTGCAGGACAGCCTGAACACCGACACCGGTGAGCTGGCTCTGAACCTGGAACGGCTGTACGACTACATGATCCGGCGTCTGTTCGAAGCCAACGTGCGCAACGACAACGCCATCCTCGACGAAGTCACCGACCTGCTGGTGCAGATCAAATCCGCCTGGGATGCGATCCGCGACCAGGCCCTGGCGACGATGAAACCCGGAGCTCCCGATGGCGCCTGA
- a CDS encoding sigma-54-dependent transcriptional regulator — translation MKILIVEDDANLREAVSDTLALSDYEVVEADCGEAAVARLKEQPVDFIVSDVNMPGMDGHQLLDFVRTHHADLPMLLITAYAAVDKAVAAMQAGAVDYLVKPFEPDQLIELIERHAQPAHVAQDEPIAVEPSSQQVLMLARKVAATDSTILISGESGTGKEVLARFIHQQSARANEPFVAINCAAIPENMLEATLFGHEKGAFTGAIQSQAGKFEQANGGTILLDEISEMDLGLQAKLLRVLQEREVERIGGRRTIELDVRVLATTNRDLIDEVRAGRFREDLYYRLNVFPLQWQPLRARRGDLLPLAQHLLGVHARKMHKSGVVLDESARDRILAYDWPGNIRELDNALQRALILQSGQWVTAQDLGLDGEHLIDFESRRAVPVRPMPFNAEPTADIEPVEEGSDGIHRDLKHHEFELILNALRVTGGRKNKAADKLGISARTLRYKLARMRELGMDVDGAIAGIR, via the coding sequence ATGAAGATTCTGATCGTAGAAGATGATGCCAACTTGCGAGAAGCGGTCAGCGACACTCTGGCGCTGTCCGATTACGAAGTGGTTGAAGCCGATTGCGGCGAAGCGGCGGTGGCCCGACTGAAAGAACAGCCGGTCGACTTTATTGTCAGCGACGTCAACATGCCCGGCATGGACGGCCATCAACTGCTGGATTTTGTCCGCACGCATCACGCCGATTTGCCGATGTTGCTGATCACCGCTTACGCGGCGGTCGATAAAGCCGTCGCCGCCATGCAGGCCGGCGCGGTGGATTATCTGGTCAAGCCGTTCGAGCCGGATCAGTTGATCGAATTGATTGAGCGCCACGCCCAACCGGCGCACGTGGCGCAAGACGAACCCATTGCTGTTGAACCTTCAAGCCAGCAAGTGCTGATGCTGGCGCGCAAAGTGGCGGCGACCGATTCCACCATTTTGATCAGCGGCGAAAGCGGCACCGGTAAAGAAGTGTTGGCGCGTTTTATTCACCAGCAATCGGCCCGCGCTAACGAACCTTTCGTGGCGATTAACTGCGCCGCCATTCCGGAAAATATGTTGGAAGCGACCTTGTTCGGCCATGAAAAAGGTGCGTTCACTGGCGCGATTCAAAGCCAGGCCGGCAAGTTCGAACAGGCCAACGGCGGCACCATCTTGCTCGACGAAATTTCCGAAATGGATTTGGGGCTGCAAGCGAAATTGCTGCGCGTGTTGCAAGAGCGCGAAGTGGAACGCATCGGCGGCCGTCGCACCATCGAATTGGATGTACGCGTACTGGCAACCACCAACCGCGACCTGATTGACGAAGTGCGCGCCGGTCGTTTCCGCGAAGACCTGTATTACCGCCTGAATGTTTTCCCGTTGCAGTGGCAACCGCTGCGCGCCCGTCGTGGTGACTTGCTGCCGTTGGCGCAACATCTGTTGGGTGTGCACGCGCGCAAAATGCACAAGAGCGGCGTCGTGCTCGACGAGTCCGCGCGTGATCGCATTCTGGCCTACGACTGGCCGGGCAACATTCGCGAACTCGACAACGCCCTGCAACGCGCGCTGATTTTGCAAAGCGGCCAATGGGTGACGGCGCAGGATCTGGGTCTGGATGGCGAACATCTGATCGACTTCGAATCGCGCCGGGCAGTGCCTGTCCGACCGATGCCATTCAACGCCGAACCGACCGCCGACATCGAGCCGGTGGAAGAGGGCAGCGATGGCATTCACCGTGACCTGAAACACCATGAATTCGAATTGATTCTGAACGCCTTGCGCGTTACTGGCGGCCGTAAAAACAAAGCCGCCGACAAGCTCGGCATCTCGGCGCGGACGCTGCGGTACAAGCTGGCGCGTATGCGCGAACTGGGTATGGACGTCGATGGCGCCATTGCCGGAATCCGTTGA
- a CDS encoding sensor histidine kinase, whose product MGAPEFDSLMQKPMPEALRDRSLADLQQAFQTFSRMSEQLTESYELLEHRVLELSGELATVSEQRMQELNEKERLADQLESLLNLLPAGVVVVDNTGIVRRVNPAAQSLLVSEALPELVGLPWGRVIRATFKPRQNDGHEISLVDGRLVSIETCALDNAGQLILLSDQTQTRALQAKLSRHERLTAMGRMVASLAHQIRTPLSAALLYASNLKNPKVSDIVRDQFVDKLIGRLHHLEQQVQDMLIFVKGECQLVHRMSVEELFSVMADNLSARTAQFPNALQWRNDAAGVELQCQKDALVSALCNLITNAFEASPSDPNIQIAAERRGERLRLTIRDQGPGMDAQTLAQIQEPFFTTKSHGTGLGIPVVMAVIRAHQGDFEIDSQPGQGTVVHLNLPIRAER is encoded by the coding sequence ATGGGTGCGCCCGAATTTGACAGCCTGATGCAAAAGCCGATGCCGGAAGCCTTGCGCGACCGCTCGTTGGCCGATTTGCAACAGGCCTTCCAGACCTTCAGCCGCATGTCGGAACAGCTGACCGAAAGCTACGAACTGCTGGAGCATCGGGTACTGGAACTCAGCGGTGAGCTGGCAACCGTCAGCGAACAGCGCATGCAGGAATTGAACGAAAAGGAACGGCTGGCCGATCAGTTGGAAAGCCTGCTGAATTTGTTGCCCGCCGGCGTGGTGGTGGTGGACAACACCGGCATCGTGCGGCGGGTAAACCCGGCGGCGCAATCGCTGTTGGTCAGCGAGGCGTTGCCGGAATTGGTCGGTCTGCCTTGGGGCCGGGTAATTCGCGCGACCTTTAAACCGCGTCAAAATGACGGCCATGAAATTTCACTGGTCGATGGCCGCCTGGTCAGCATCGAAACCTGCGCGCTCGATAACGCCGGGCAACTGATTCTGCTCAGCGACCAGACGCAAACGCGGGCGCTGCAAGCCAAGTTGTCGCGCCACGAACGCCTGACGGCGATGGGCCGCATGGTGGCCTCGTTAGCGCATCAAATCCGCACGCCGTTGTCGGCGGCGTTGTTGTACGCCTCGAATCTGAAAAACCCCAAAGTCAGCGACATCGTGCGCGATCAATTCGTCGACAAATTAATCGGCCGCTTGCATCACCTGGAACAACAGGTTCAGGACATGCTGATTTTCGTCAAAGGCGAATGTCAGTTGGTGCACCGCATGAGCGTCGAGGAATTGTTCAGCGTGATGGCCGATAACCTGTCGGCGCGCACCGCGCAATTTCCCAACGCTTTGCAGTGGCGGAACGATGCTGCCGGCGTCGAATTGCAGTGTCAGAAAGACGCCCTGGTCAGCGCCTTGTGCAACCTGATTACCAATGCTTTTGAAGCCAGCCCGAGCGATCCAAACATCCAGATTGCCGCTGAACGTCGCGGCGAGCGGCTGCGGCTGACCATCCGCGATCAGGGTCCGGGTATGGATGCGCAAACGCTGGCGCAGATTCAAGAACCTTTTTTCACCACCAAAAGCCACGGCACCGGCCTCGGGATTCCCGTCGTCATGGCCGTGATTCGCGCCCATCAGGGCGATTTTGAAATCGACAGTCAGCCCGGACAGGGCACGGTCGTGCATCTGAACCTGCCCATCCGGGCCGAACGCTGA
- a CDS encoding class I SAM-dependent methyltransferase → MKNSSQALVHPTRPVLRPNDTDSPSLTELEQQARHCYEQSQSNRTSNEHTVQFRGQARALAQRMLDMAPNHAPALNLLGRIALDEGFYDSADSLLQQALDNNSHDAGVCFSLGHVKLAQRQYDAAIRLFTRALDIAPGETRAATSLVYTFARQGRMTQAFSGYRKLFRVHPDDAHVRAQLFEVARHIQADCYQPELAADVIEWLKLDNVDHEGLARLTSSLLKHKYQLDDPDAVIDLQDLARDELLQLALSRLYFSNAELEGFLTLVRKQVLLHSLAGQFSDTQLLRLAAAFCMQGAHNEYVYNIDDEEQPLVAALRDLLHSTLASSADLQPNDVLSALLMYGMYEPVSDIAASERLLNIASNRWPSYARPVISHCLAGPQGEIREAQSIERLTPIADAVSLKVQAQYEESPYPRWLHLGYNTPTNYGRALEAELEHYRAPQFFNMGTIKVLVAGAGTGRHALRIAKYFRNVEVTAIDLSARSLAYAQRMAKRHHLRNIRFLQADILHLDQLNERFHVIECSGVLHHMANPQAGLAALLPKLEDKGVMKIGLYSEAARQRVVQARRWIEQLGYDTTRADIRRFRANLMAERFGGDVSGLLESPDFYSTSGCRDLLFHVQEHRFTPSQIDALLNRHALQFLGFVLPQDIRQQFGSQTHCDLTDLNAWQRFEQSRPDTFAGMYQFFVQRAL, encoded by the coding sequence ATGAAAAACAGTTCTCAAGCCCTGGTGCATCCCACGCGCCCGGTGCTACGACCGAACGACACCGACAGCCCGTCGCTGACCGAACTGGAACAGCAGGCCCGGCATTGCTACGAGCAAAGCCAGAGCAACCGGACCAGCAACGAACACACGGTACAGTTTCGTGGCCAGGCGCGCGCGTTGGCGCAACGCATGTTGGATATGGCGCCCAATCACGCCCCGGCATTGAATCTGCTTGGCCGCATCGCGCTGGACGAAGGCTTTTACGATTCCGCCGACAGCCTGTTGCAGCAAGCGCTGGACAACAACAGCCACGACGCCGGCGTCTGTTTCTCACTCGGCCACGTCAAGCTGGCGCAGCGCCAATACGACGCCGCCATTCGACTCTTTACCCGCGCGCTCGACATCGCCCCCGGAGAAACCCGGGCGGCCACCTCGCTGGTTTATACCTTTGCCCGCCAGGGCAGAATGACGCAGGCGTTCAGTGGTTACCGGAAATTGTTTCGGGTGCATCCGGACGATGCGCACGTCCGTGCGCAATTGTTCGAGGTGGCCCGCCACATTCAGGCTGATTGTTATCAGCCGGAATTGGCCGCCGATGTCATCGAATGGCTGAAACTCGATAACGTCGATCACGAAGGATTGGCGCGGCTCACCAGCAGTTTGCTGAAACACAAATATCAGTTGGACGATCCGGATGCGGTGATCGACCTGCAGGATCTGGCGCGCGACGAATTGCTGCAACTGGCGTTATCGCGGTTGTATTTCAGCAACGCCGAACTGGAAGGTTTTCTGACGCTGGTGCGCAAACAAGTATTGTTGCACAGCCTGGCAGGCCAGTTTTCCGATACCCAATTGTTGCGTCTGGCGGCCGCGTTTTGCATGCAGGGCGCGCACAACGAATACGTCTATAACATCGACGACGAAGAGCAGCCGTTGGTGGCCGCCTTACGCGATCTGTTGCACAGCACGCTGGCCTCCAGCGCCGACTTGCAACCGAACGATGTGCTCAGCGCCTTATTGATGTACGGCATGTACGAACCCGTATCGGACATCGCCGCCAGCGAACGTCTGCTCAACATCGCCAGCAACCGCTGGCCGAGTTACGCCCGTCCGGTCATCAGCCATTGTCTGGCCGGGCCACAGGGTGAAATTCGCGAAGCTCAAAGCATTGAACGGTTAACGCCCATTGCCGATGCCGTGTCGCTGAAAGTGCAAGCGCAATACGAAGAATCGCCCTACCCGCGCTGGCTGCACCTGGGCTACAACACGCCGACGAATTACGGCCGCGCGTTGGAAGCCGAATTGGAGCATTACCGCGCGCCGCAGTTTTTTAACATGGGCACCATCAAGGTTCTGGTGGCCGGCGCCGGCACCGGGCGGCACGCGCTGCGCATCGCCAAATATTTCCGCAATGTCGAAGTAACCGCCATCGACCTGAGCGCCCGCAGCCTGGCCTATGCGCAGCGCATGGCCAAGCGACACCATTTGCGCAACATTCGGTTTTTACAGGCCGACATTCTGCATCTGGATCAACTGAACGAACGCTTTCACGTCATCGAATGTTCCGGCGTGCTGCATCACATGGCGAACCCGCAAGCCGGACTGGCCGCCTTGTTGCCTAAACTGGAAGACAAGGGCGTGATGAAAATCGGCCTGTACAGTGAAGCCGCACGGCAACGCGTGGTGCAGGCGCGGCGTTGGATTGAACAACTGGGTTACGACACCACGCGTGCCGACATCCGTCGTTTCCGCGCCAACCTGATGGCTGAACGCTTTGGTGGCGACGTCAGTGGTTTACTGGAAAGCCCGGATTTTTATTCCACCAGCGGCTGTCGCGATTTGCTGTTTCATGTGCAGGAACATCGTTTTACGCCCAGCCAGATTGACGCCCTGCTTAACCGGCACGCGTTGCAATTTCTCGGCTTCGTATTACCGCAAGACATCCGTCAGCAGTTTGGGTCGCAAACCCACTGCGATCTGACCGACCTCAACGCCTGGCAGCGCTTTGAACAAAGCCGGCCGGACACCTTTGCCGGTATGTATCAGTTTTTTGTACAACGCGCTTTGTAG